Within Trichoderma atroviride chromosome 2, complete sequence, the genomic segment CTTTTGCGCCGCTGCAAGATCTCCGCTGTGTAAAGCTTGCTGTAACGGTGAGAAGCCACGGAAGTTGGGTATCCTCGTGTTGGTTCCCCTATTGAGCAAAATTTGTACGATTTCAATTTGCCCCTGGCGAACAGCAATATGCAGTGGAGTATAATTCCGCCCTGAAACAACAGCATCAATGTCGGCCTTGGAATCCAAAAGCGCATGAACGATCCTCTGATTTTGGTTGTTAATAGCAAGATGCAGTGCCGAGTAtccgtcttcatcagcatcgtTCACGTTGGCCCCCTTTCTTAGCAACTTAAGCAGGATATCTTCATTCTCCCCTGTCACAGCGCCGAGGACTGTTGTGTATCCGCTCCTCTTGTCTGCGTTGACGTCAGCGCCCATCTCAAGCAGCAGTATGGCAGCTTTCCAATCTGCCTTATAAATCGCAATCAGCAGCGGTGTTTGTCCGTATTCATCATTCGCATTAATATCCAGTGATTTTGGGTCGTTGCCGGTCAAGGAATTGGTATTTCCCAAGCCATCTAGAGATATAGGGTCAATTTTGGCGAATGGTGTGAAATTACTGAATCCATCAAGTGACCTTGAGCTAATTTTGGCCCAAAATCCGAGGATTTCGAAAAGGAGCCCACTTTCCGCTGCGATATGCATCCCAGTTGCGCCGTCTGGAGCTTTAGCATTAACATCGGCACCGGCTTCAAGCAACATCTCCGCAACTTCAAGTCCATCTTGACCATGACTTAAAGCGACGTGTAATGGTCTTCTTCTATATTTTGCTGCTGTTTACACCtctgcgccatcatcttttaGCAGACTTATGATTTCAGTTTCGCCATCCTCCATAGATAGGTAGAATGGAGTACGACCTTCCCTATCCATAGCCTCCTTGTTGGCTCCATATTTTAGGAGCAACTTCAAGATTTCAGCTTGCTTTTGTTTTACTGCAACATGAAGCGGAGTTGAGCCATCCTTTGCAGTGGTGTTGACCTTAGCACCGGCTTGAATCAATATTTGAACGGCGACTAGTGATTTGTTTTCCACAGCAAGCTGCAGAGGCGTACGGAGCCCATTGTCGCTAATATTCATGGTATCTGCATAATCTTGAGTAATGCACTGAAGTAATTCTTCGTGTTCATATATTGTAGCAAGGTGAAGAGGAGTCCAACCGAAGCGATCCACTAGGCAGATATCGTCTTGCATTGAACGAACCATCTCGACATTTCCTTCGACTGCGGCCCAGTGAATCGGGTGTCTCTCGTTGCGATCCACATGGCGTTTACTTTTTCTAGTATTCGTTTTGCGTCTTTCTTTGAGCTCATCCATCAATATATGTAGTATTTCGGCTTTCCCACTCTGGACAGCACAGTGCATAGGCGTAATTCCATCTTTTCCAGCAATATCAATCGGAGTTCCATACTTGAGTAGCATTTTCACCATGTTCTCGTTACCGAAGAAACAAGCATGATGCAAAGGTGTCCACTCCATGAGGTCTCGAGGGTTAGGAAACTGAACGCTCCTTTCCCAGTTGTTATCTATGTCCAAGGTCATGTAGGCAGCATAGTGAAGCAGTGACCAACCGAAGGCATCCGTCTTTTCCAATGCTTTGATATCTAGAATGAGTGAATGTCGCTCTGGTTCTCTTTCCTTCATGATACTGAGATTCTCGGCAGAAATTTGAAAACTATTGGGGAACGATGCGGGGCTGTTGTTATTGAGCCCCGCCAGCATGTTGAGAGACACGGCGAAGAATTTAAGCTCGTCCGGCAGGATGGCCGAAAAGTAAGCTGAGATTCGAAAATTATCATCAAGGAATCTTCTTTTGAGTCTTATTAATTGTGTTgccaattcttcttctggtcgcctttcagcttcttgaagcttTGCTTCATGGTGTAATCTGTAAAGAAACCCGAGGCAGATGACTATAGCTCGTGGGGAAGAAGATTCCTCTTTGAAATCGAAGTGCAGAGCTAAATCCAGTAGACAAATACAGGCGTCGACCAGTTTCTCCCACTGTAGTGTGTGCTCGTATTCAAGTGCCTCCCTTGTAATATCATCAATGATATTCTTGACGTTCGTTAGTTTATGTTCAAGGCTCAGAGGTATAATTAGATCAATGTAGATGTCCGAGAGTGATCCAAACCCGATCTTTTCCAATCTTCTGGCCAAATCAGAGATATCATcgttttttaatttaagctGCTTCCACCCTTTAGTCATTGCGCTAGAAGCCAATGGATGTGCGCTCGATGAGCTTGTGATATCAACTTCAGGCATCTTTGCAACTGCGCGCATGAATGAAAAAAACAAGTCTCGGGATAAGAGTCTTTGCTGATTGTCTAGGCATTCTAAGCCAAGATATGTCTTCACGGAGTCGTTTAGCGCCGGAGCCTTGGTTGGTCTTTTCGCGCCGTCGTCTTCAATTCTGAAGCCCACTACTGTGCAGCCAGAATTTTTACTGGTAAGTTGAGCAACTTCTTCCTCAGTGTATTTGTAAAGTTTAGGAATGTTTTCACTCATCCACCACCCAAGGTCCCTAATCAGGCGTTCTTCAGATTTGCTTGATCCACAAATTCTCACAGTTCGTGGTCGACTGGTTTTAGAACGGTCCGTCGATGAGATTGAGTATAACCATAGCGAGAGAATTGCCTCAATATCGGCTTCATTAACTCGCCATCCATGCTGCTCATCTCTGGAAATGGTTATATAGACATTGTCATTGACAGAGTTGGTGCAATTGTCTGCTGTGTAAGTAGCTGGAATCCTCCATTTGTACTCTACATTCGATTGTTCGCTCAAGAATGCATTCGCGGCTGCTTCAATTGCTCTTGACAAATAAATTGTTTCTTCCAGGACTGggctcttccatctcgaaCATCTTGATAAATTTCTTCTTGTAAGCATCATTTGATGAGGCAATGAGACTTTGGTACGCAGATCGCTGTCCTCACCACTCTCCGTACGAAGACGTTCCAAGGGAGAGTATGTTTTCTCCTCACCAGTACACACTTCCCACGTAGACAACTGAGTAACACTTGAATCATTGGTGACTTTGGCTGGATCGGCTAGATTACTATAATTGATCCAGCGTGATGTAACAAGATTTCCAAAGCTCAGAGCAAACCAATCGAGCTCAAATGTCGGCTTTAAGCGGATAGTGTTGGGAGGGGTTCTTATTCCACGTCGAACTATGGTCCGAAGTATGGTTACCACCAGTGTGGTACCAAGCTGTACAAGCGATGCGGTCCAATTCAATCCCCGCATCCCGATGAATTGTGAAATGAATCCAATGAGGGAAATAAGAGCGCCAACGAATGTAATAAATTCGAAGGGCCAATTCATATCCGTAGTGAGCATTCTGCGGTCGTAATTTTCCTCGTCCATTCTTTCTTTGATATGGAAAAGCTTCTGTAGTATACCAAGAGCAAAGCTTCTAATGTCCATGGGGCCATAATGGTAGTTTCTCCGAGACATGGTGATGTATTCTCGCTTGCTCTTTGGATAGATTGCATATGGCTTAAACACTTGATAGCTCACAGTGTTGCCTCTCTGTAGCCAGACAACGAACATTTGGTGATTCTTTGCTGCATAATGCGTTTCGGTAGTGCTCTCACTGACGACCCAAGAGCATATGAACAAACCAGATACCAGTAGAATACTTCCCACTGCGGCACATGGAAAGGCGTATCCGACCGCCTTTTTACCATCTTCCAAGAATCGGGACATAATAGGTTTATGATATGTGATAACTGCGAAATATACGATAGCGCCAAGCTGAAGGATTAGACcaaaggcagcggcaaggTATATTTCGCTCTGGCCAACTCTGTCGTTACAATTGAGAAGGACATTTGGTGCGCATTCATCCGAATCACCAGAAATGATGATCATTTCTAATTCCTCATTCCTTGAGTCTTTTGTTGAAATATTTCCTGATGAGGGGACTCTTTGGCTGGAAGATTCAGAGTTCCCGAACAAAGTGTCCGTGTTTGACCCGTCTTGGTCCTCTGGATCTGAGCGAATCCGAGTTGTCGTTTTCAAAAACAACGAGCAGAATTGTCTTAGCTTATCTGTGAGTGGCATCATTCTAGTTTTGAAGCGCTTCGAAGCATATTGATCTCTTTTTTCTAAAGTACAATTAGCAATGGAAATAAAGTTCAGATATCTTTATTACGTACTTGTTTTTGAAAGCAGTGTACGCCTCTCTGGCGCTCTCGTGGGGCTTTCAGTCGCTTGAAACTTTTGCTTAAGTGTGGAATCCTCTAGAATATCACGTAGACTTTCATATCGTATATTGAATGGATTTGGGCCGGGGTTTGAGACGTCGTATCCGTTCGGGATTAAGCATATGAATTGGTATATATCGGCTGCACCTGGGCATCGAATCACAGTATTGCCGTTCCATAGTTCGCACGTCTCTCTCGAAGTGGAGGGCATGATATCAATTTCTGCCGCTGAAagattttctctctctctcccaaTAAATGATCTTAACCAGGGTGATCCCGATACTCTGATAGCGCTCACCACAATGGTGACGGCCCCAATCGGGGCCATAGCCAGCAGAATGCAGTCCATTATATCCATACCCTGACTCATGAATTGCATGACTACTCTCTCGACAAAGAGGGCCAGAATGCTAGAGACCAGTAATATTAGTCTAGAGAGTAATAGGATAGTAAAGTCCATTATCTTAACGTACGGTCCGAGATTCGAGCTGAGGTCATACGCAAAGTCGTCCCCGCCGGCAGATACATGGCCTGCCAAACACACGATTATCGAAACCAGGAAGAAAACAGATGGTATCATTCTGTGATAATGAAGGTCAAATTAAATCGACAGAAAGAGTTAGGCGATTATTGATTGAAGATTAATGTAAGACGATCTCTATAAGGCAGGCAGCTGAAAGATGTTGTGATGCTTGGAAGGAATCATAACAATAATAGTTGGGGCcgttataatatttaaatgtttattttgcttttcttttgggAAAATTCTGCCGCAAAACGCAGCCCAGAGCCTGATTTAGCTGCCCCATCAGCCAACTCTTCTTACGTGGCCACCTGCAGCCGACTGCTGTGTTGGCAATATTGGATTGGTCCGCTTACAGTAGTTAGGTAGGAATACGCAATATACCAAGTTACTTCTTCGGCTAACAAAATCGCAGCTTTAAGGTAACATCTAGAACCTTCTTGATGCTGTAGATATGTGATGAGATGTACTCAGAATTATGTCTCTCATATTATAATTGCGCTCGGAGATTCCGCATGGAACCAACAGGCATCTAATGTACACTTCGTCTCATTATGTTAAATTATGTGTCAAGTGTGAGCTACTCAGGCTGCCCTCTAAGACATCTAAAGTCGTATCAATCATCTACGATATGGAGTCCGCCTAGGATCACCGCTTTGCTTACACGTAAATGACATTCGCTTCTGACTTATGAGATAATATAGAGTACAATCATTGACTTCCTAGCCAGCACTTTTGCCAAAACCTTCTCCGAGCACATCACGGCTTTTGGGCGGCACATTCTTTCTCAACCTCTGTGCTACATTTATCAGTACGGCTGAGACACCTTGCATATCTGCAGATGATTCCGGTCGTGTTGCGATATGATGCCAAGCACACACGAGATTCGGGCGAGCTCTTGGGCCTACTCAAATCGATTACATACAGTGCTTTCCACGCTTCTCTCCGCTTGCCTTCATTTTATCTTCCTTCAAGCCTGACTTCAAACAAAGAGCTAGGTAGCCCAGCATTCTCCGGCGGTTTGTACCAGGGGTCGCTTACTAGTGGTATCATTTATCACTTTCTAATGATCTGAAGTagtactagtactagtaatGGCTTGGCCCTGGTCTTCGGTTGGGTCTCAACGCTGGTAGCCCTGGCATAGAGCACACCGATAATCAATTCCAACCAATAAGAGCTCGCGACTGCAGAGGGTAAGTTGCTTGCATTAGATGTGGCTTCTATATTCCTAGCTGAAATTGCGCTCTTGTACCCGGGGCTTTATCCGGATCCCGCGTGAGTGTAGCCTTCTAATACATGTGGAAACATGACATAATTTCTTAGCAATTCTAAGGGCATGTcagaggctgaagacgaAGGGAAAACACTGTACGATATATTACAAACATTCAGCTGCATTGAACCTCCCTCATGTTGCCTTCTCTTTGGGGACCCTGTGGTAGAGTAGAATGGTGACATTATATAGCTACTTTGTGTTATCGAAAtgtaaataatatttctttGTTATGCTATCATGTAACCGTTCCTACGTCATTAAAACCTCAATATTTGATTATGTTTATGTTATGACATTTTTAACATTTATTGTTCCTTTCTCTTATCGTCGCACTTCTCGCAACCTCAGGCGTTGGACTCATAAAAGATAAAGGGAATCCGGCCAGTTCAAGTACCAATGTGATGCAGGtaagattataatttttCATGGGTATACCTCAGCTAGGATATCCTGAAAGCAAGTCAGTCGAGTATGCATTTAAGACAGATTATTGTTGTGCTCACCGTCGGAGTCTTTATCGTAATGTTGCCTAAGAGCTTGATCAACTGAGGCTGGGAAAGAAGTGATTCTACACCCAATGTGAGGATAATGGGAGAATTGTTAATCAAAAGGGGAGTAGGCGTAAAGCCAAAATCCGTCGGTAGCCTTTCATGCTCAATTATTCTTTGCACCCATTTCAACTTTGGGCTTCTCCCGAGGCTGGCAATTAGTAGTCCATTCTCCAAGGCGCCAAATGCAATGGAGCGAGCGCCGTAGTCTTGAGCAGGGTTATTTATGAGCCATGTCTAACAAGTCTTTCACCGTTCTGGCTGCCCCAATAGCTTGAGGAGTGGTAATAGAGTAATGTTTCagaacttgaagaagaacagaCCAAATCGTCTCGTTGAAGCCATTATTATCGCCGTCTCCAATATTCGGGCGGGACAAACTGCAGTCATGATCGATAAAACCATGGTTGGATAGCTCGTGAAGGTTAAATGAGGCAAGTGTGTATGACTTTAAGAGCTCTGAGACACCTGCGACAGCCGGAAACTCTGGTGAGAGACCCAAGCCTTCAAAGCCGCCTCGAATAATGTCAATGGCCGTAATATTCTTGCCACTGTGCGGCAGGAAGCCATGGTTGGCGAGAGAGTTAAGAGCTGGGCAAGGGCCACGAGCTGTCATTCGATGTTAGGCTCTTAAAGACGCGGTTAGGTTTATCCTTCAATCATCACTTACAATCGTCGGGTCCGGTGGCTGCCAGTCATAGAATCTAGCATCAGGCGTATTGAAGATGGGTGGTGGGAGAAGCTGGGCATATCCAATGCTTctcaaaaaaaagatggagacCAGAATTGACGGCGACTTCATCTAGAAACAGTTTTAATAGGAATGATTGGCACGAGGTGTAATCTTTCTGCGTCCTGTCTTAACATGTCAAACGGATGGGATGTTGGACTATTTCTAGTCAAACGGCTCTTGGTAATTTCACCGCATGGCCCCTATAGAAATGGTTATATGTTTCATAAAGATGCTGTGGAGAGTTTGATGGAATATTCATATTGTGTCCTATAGGAACAACAATAGCACGTTGATCATTGATGGGTGACAGCGAACGTATAGTCAACCCTATCACAACCCCATGCTCAACTCCTAAGTTAACAATCAATAATATACTCCGAGCTTCGCAAAACTGGCTTTATCAATCCCATATGACGTAAATGCTACGCTACAACAAAAGCATGTTGAAGTCTAGACTCTGTATGAATATGAAATCGGAAATATGTATCGGTTATTACTGCCGGCTGGCAATGTGGCGGTTGTAGGTGTGGTAGATCTGAGCCAAAGAAAGATCTTAATGCGACAATAGCGGCGGAGGATGCGCGTGATAAATGCTACATAGACGGTGAAACTCGGTTACGAGCTGCGTAGTGGATGGTGACTTGCAGCAGGCTCTGATATTTATGGCCATATGCGGGAGTACTATTCCAAGaccagttttttttttttttttgacttaTCATGGACCAACGATCTTAATGATGTACTTGGACTCTATTCCTTTGGGAAACCCCCAATTGGATTGCTCTTGGGTAGCTTGCGTCTCATCCATTGCTTCAGTGCTGGCTAAATCAAGCTCAATGGTATTATATCGCATGAGAGGGGTAATTGTGGTAGGCGGAATCAACCAACATGGAGCTCGCTTTTAAGGTAAAATTCAATCCTCAGGCGTATCATAATAACAAACGCCAGCGCAAACTCCTCAGAAATAATGACGAGGCCGATAAATGGGCTCAAAATCTAAACACAACTTAAGCACCAGTTCTTTACATACGTGACGTGCAATTGGCATAAGCATGTTCGCCGTTTGGAAACTTTGGAACAGGATCTAGAACCAGCATTGACATCGAACTGAAGAAGCTTCTAGCAAATGAACTGAACAAAAACAGTCGGCTCCAGATTAACGGCTGCCCGCTCGGTGGACAGCCAGACTTTGCCACAAAAACTGCACGTTGAAGCCATAGCCGGTCTGACTCACTTGCAGGGTACATAACTTTTAGCTATGCATGTGAACATATTTGACATCGATAGCAGCACGATCACCATTCCGCTAGGCCGCCAGAAAAGGTCATAATATCTTTATTTACAAGTCATCGTAGCCACCGCAAAGCTGAATCAACCCGACTGTAACAGACTCTAGCCATTACAGGTGGCAGTCCAAGGCCATATTTTTTATGAGTAAAAATTGATATTACTAGTTAACTACTCAGGTATCTTAAGCTTGTTCAGAGCATTATTAAACAACATTTATAGAAACACAGACAAACCGGTCCAAACACCTTGCGAACCAGCCTTCAAAAAGAGGCCCTACGTCAGCTTattcctcttcctcttcttcttcctcgtcgtagTCATCCACGTCCATACCGTCGATATCAAATACCAAGTCCTCCTCATCAGGCACTATCAATTGTCTTTTCGCCtgttcttccttcttctcttcatcatcctcgtaCTCATCAAACTCGTCGCCGTACAGATCGACGTCGtactcgtcgtcgtcgtcctcatcctcatcttcatcgtcatcgtcatcctcatcttcatcgtcatcctcatcctcatcttcgtcctcatcttcgtcctcatcttcctcttcggccACTTCCAGCTCCCTTTTagccttctcctccttctcatcAACGGCCTTCTGTGCCTCCTTTTCACACATCTTTCGAACAGCCGGCACCACGACTTCTACACAAGTGTTAGTAACTTCATCCGACCAATGATAATGCAAGTGGGAAAGAGAGTAATGGTAGAGATAGTAGGGATGATAGATATGGAAGAGATGGTAGAGATGGAAGATATAGTcgatatagtagatatagtagagatggtagatatagtagatgtagtagatatAGTCAAGATAGTAGAGATGATAGATAGATAGTAAAGATGGTCAAGATAATACATACTAACTGCCCTCTGCAGGCCACATGATCCCACCACACACGCCGTCGCAGCGCTGGTGACCTTTCCATGATACTTGCAAGCGCAAGCATAGTCCGTGAAATGACACGGGGTTACCGCCGCGATTGCATTCTGGATACACGGCACTGAGCAGCTGGGCACCTTTTCTTGGCGCGCCTGGAGGGTAACGCCGCCCTTCTCGTAGGGCTGCGAAGTGTTGAAGTTGCTCCCCAAAGGAGCAGGCAGGGCGATGGAAGAAGCAACCATGGTGAATACCATGGCGAAGATGGTTGACGTCTTCATGTTTATGTCTTTGGTGTTTATTTAGTAGGCTTATGGGTTTGATGTTCTTGATCAATTGTATTTTGTGGGAATTTgttgagaaaggagaaaaggggcTCTTCGAAGAGGACGATTCAACGCTTCCATTTATACCCTCGCAATAGCAAGGCCATGAGAACACTTATTCCACTTATTCACGTCATATACCGGTAATTGAATACA encodes:
- a CDS encoding uncharacterized protein (EggNog:ENOG41~SECRETED:SignalP(1-19)), whose protein sequence is MKTSTIFAMVFTMVASSIALPAPLGSNFNTSQPYEKGGVTLQARQEKVPSCSVPCIQNAIAAVTPCHFTDYACACKYHGKVTSAATACVVGSCGLQRAVKVVVPAVRKMCEKEAQKAVDEKEEKAKRELEVAEEEDEDEDEDEDEDEDDDEDEDDDDDEDEDEDDDDEYDVDLYGDEFDEYEDDEEKKEEQAKRQLIVPDEEDLVFDIDGMDVDDYDEEEEEEEE
- a CDS encoding uncharacterized protein (EggNog:ENOG41~SECRETED:SignalP(1-21)) — encoded protein: MIPSVFFLVSIIVCLAGHVSAGGDDFAYDLSSNLGPILALFVERVVMQFMSQGMDIMDCILLAMAPIGAVTIVPHESAREAYTAFKNKKKRSICFEALQN
- a CDS encoding uncharacterized protein (EggNog:ENOG41) — encoded protein: MLAGLNNNSPASFPNSFQISAENLSIMKEREPERHSLILDIKALEKTDAFGWSLLHYAAYMTLDIDNNWERSVQFPNPRDLMEWTPLHHACFFGNENMVKMLLKYGTPIDIAGKDGITPMHCAVQSGKAEILHILMDELKERRKTNTRKSKRHVDRNERHPIHWAAVEGNVEMVRSMQDDICLVDRFGWTPLHLATIYEHEELLQCITQDYADTMNISDNGLRTPLQLAVENKSLVAVQILIQAGAKVNTTAKDGSTPLHVAVKQKQAEILKLLLKYGANKEAMDREGRTPFYLSMEDGETEIISLLKDDGAEV
- a CDS encoding uncharacterized protein (EggNog:ENOG41), whose product is MLLEAGADVNAKAPDGATGMHIAAESGLLFEILGFWAKISSRSLDGFSNFTPFAKIDPISLDGLGNTNSLTGNDPKSLDINANDEYGQTPLLIAIYKADWKAAILLLEMGADVNADKRSGYTTVLGAVTGENEDILLKLLRKGANVNDADEDGYSALHLAINNQNQRIVHALLDSKADIDAVVSGRNYTPLHIAVRQGQIEIVQILLNRGTNTRIPNFRGFSPLQQALHSGDLAAAQKLIEHDKKATTKAVLERCDRGNTPLHTLSARNWLDENKCKILEELLSISSEIEINAKNDEKLTPLDLALIEAWGDRLFIAKLLEKGAEPGSEMTTTALEDWKSEHLGLKSLGE
- a CDS encoding uncharacterized protein (EggNog:ENOG41), yielding MTARGPCPALNSLANHGFLPHSGKNITAIDIIRGGFEGLGLSPEFPAVAGVSELLKSYTLASFNLHELSNHGFIDHDCSLSRPNIGDGDNNGFNETIWSVLLQVLKHYSITTPQAIGAARTVKDLLDMAHK